One Fuerstiella marisgermanici DNA window includes the following coding sequences:
- a CDS encoding GYF domain-containing protein, producing MPAQRWYYELLSQEFGPVAQEQIDDLVTDGTLAPTDRVRKDDSELWTTVAQMHDEQASDGHEADPGELSDLSELSFSFEDNTPTGPAPDELDIDSFSIEGDSESTFAESEAAKRRRQKLEAPQQPPEADTQEPVPERATEPADPPAPKRKAAQPKKKATSKKAPSGRPLKKKKRRKKKQEDEFLSEIFSEVFTEDGAVKPDHQPGETAAAVAPIAAESAPVTPPAAGAAAPAMPSPGAPSPAVPAPQISQPAATSATAAGSSAAATALAGGQQASGAVGAAAAIPTRPPVPPPKKKKRGGGFTLPTIDAKVAGIVAGVLLLAAVVGGGMMGYISLPGLAVDEKAAVMDLYEEYKSMSQGTISPDQWGNFSARARDIVTKVNRQLAAKGGSMTPQEFKLRAASQRLGMLASADFSNDESRTRAWAAVEEAMKEVK from the coding sequence ATGCCTGCCCAACGATGGTACTACGAACTGCTGTCACAGGAATTCGGGCCTGTCGCACAGGAACAAATCGATGATCTGGTGACCGACGGGACGCTGGCGCCGACCGACCGAGTCCGCAAAGACGATTCTGAGCTTTGGACAACCGTCGCGCAGATGCACGATGAGCAGGCGAGCGATGGACATGAAGCTGATCCGGGCGAATTAAGCGATCTGTCTGAGCTGTCGTTTTCGTTCGAAGACAACACGCCGACGGGCCCAGCACCAGATGAATTAGACATCGACAGTTTTAGTATTGAAGGCGATTCAGAATCGACGTTTGCGGAGAGCGAAGCAGCAAAGCGACGACGCCAGAAACTCGAAGCCCCGCAACAGCCCCCGGAGGCCGACACCCAGGAACCCGTTCCTGAACGTGCAACCGAACCGGCCGACCCGCCGGCCCCGAAACGCAAGGCAGCTCAACCAAAGAAGAAAGCGACTTCAAAGAAAGCCCCATCCGGCCGACCACTGAAGAAAAAGAAAAGGCGCAAGAAGAAGCAGGAAGATGAGTTTCTAAGCGAGATATTTTCGGAAGTCTTCACAGAAGATGGTGCCGTGAAGCCCGATCATCAGCCCGGCGAGACAGCAGCGGCTGTTGCACCTATCGCGGCTGAGTCCGCACCCGTCACACCGCCCGCAGCAGGGGCGGCAGCGCCAGCAATGCCATCGCCAGGTGCACCGTCGCCAGCTGTGCCTGCACCTCAGATTTCGCAACCCGCGGCCACGTCCGCCACAGCGGCTGGTTCATCGGCAGCAGCAACGGCTCTTGCTGGTGGGCAGCAGGCGTCCGGAGCTGTTGGGGCAGCCGCAGCGATTCCAACTCGCCCACCAGTACCACCACCGAAGAAAAAGAAGCGGGGCGGCGGTTTCACTCTGCCAACCATCGATGCCAAAGTGGCCGGGATCGTGGCCGGCGTGCTGTTGCTGGCAGCAGTCGTGGGCGGAGGCATGATGGGTTACATCTCTCTACCCGGTTTGGCCGTCGATGAAAAAGCGGCTGTCATGGATTTGTACGAGGAATACAAATCGATGTCGCAGGGCACCATTTCGCCGGATCAGTGGGGCAACTTTAGCGCGCGTGCTCGCGACATTGTGACCAAGGTCAACCGTCAGCTTGCGGCCAAGGGCGGTTCGATGACGCCCCAGGAATTCAAACTTCGAGCCGCCAGTCAGCGACTGGGAATGTTGGCGTCCGCGGACTTCTCCAACGACGAATCTCGGACCAGAGCATGGGCGGCTGTTGAAGAGGCAATGAAAGAAGTCAAATAA
- a CDS encoding TIM barrel protein yields MMPKSQSFSRRQMLAAGAVAAAATSQPVKAALPIAQATRDAVPADFRITNKRIRQSVMGWCFNPMPVPELIKHCADIGLEAIEGIDPKFYPEAKKQGLKISLVGSHGFATGPVDTANHEMCVAKLKSSIDTAVEFGAPSVITFTGMTVKGMADATAEKNCLDCWKQVIDYATEKKIVLVLEHLNSRDDSHPMKGHPGYFGDDVERCIDLVKRMDSPYFKLLFDVYHVQIMNGDVIRRIQNYHSFIGHYHTAGNPGRKELDETQEINYPAVMKAILATGYDLFVAQEFIPTWDDPILALRHSAMVCDV; encoded by the coding sequence ATGATGCCAAAATCCCAATCGTTTTCGCGTCGACAAATGCTGGCTGCTGGAGCAGTCGCCGCTGCTGCAACCAGTCAACCGGTGAAGGCCGCGTTGCCGATCGCTCAGGCCACACGCGATGCCGTACCTGCTGACTTCCGGATCACCAACAAGCGGATCCGACAATCTGTGATGGGTTGGTGCTTTAACCCGATGCCGGTCCCGGAGCTCATCAAACATTGCGCCGACATCGGCCTGGAAGCGATTGAAGGCATTGATCCGAAGTTCTACCCGGAAGCCAAGAAACAGGGGCTGAAGATTTCTCTTGTTGGCAGCCATGGATTCGCCACGGGACCTGTCGACACCGCTAACCACGAAATGTGTGTGGCGAAACTAAAATCTTCAATCGACACGGCTGTGGAGTTCGGAGCACCCAGCGTGATCACCTTCACCGGCATGACGGTGAAGGGAATGGCCGACGCCACGGCGGAGAAGAACTGCCTGGACTGTTGGAAACAGGTAATCGATTACGCCACCGAGAAGAAGATTGTTCTGGTTCTGGAACATCTGAATTCTCGCGACGACAGTCACCCGATGAAGGGGCATCCGGGCTACTTCGGTGACGATGTCGAACGCTGCATCGATTTGGTCAAACGCATGGATTCGCCGTACTTCAAACTGTTGTTCGACGTCTACCATGTTCAAATCATGAACGGTGACGTCATTCGTCGCATCCAGAATTATCACTCGTTTATTGGTCACTACCACACGGCAGGTAACCCGGGCCGTAAAGAGCTCGATGAGACTCAGGAAATCAACTACCCGGCCGTGATGAAGGCGATTCTGGCAACGGGCTACGATCTGTTCGTGGCTCAGGAATTTATCCCAACATGGGACGATCCCATCCTCGCGCTACGGCATTCCGCGATGGTTTGTGACGTCTGA